A window of the Cystobacter fuscus genome harbors these coding sequences:
- a CDS encoding flavin-containing monooxygenase — protein MAGRADLGEHTSGGLAARVDIPVEHHDVLIVGAGLSGIGAAYHLQTRCPGKRYVILEGREAMGGTWDLFRYPGIRSDSDMHTLGYAFRPWVEAKAIADGPSILRYVRETAREHGIDRHIRFRHHVKRASWSSKEARWTVEAERGPGGELVRYTCDFLCMCSGYYNYAEGHRPEFPGEERFQGPIVHPQFWPESLDYENKRVVVIGSGATAVTLVPEMAKKAAHVTMLQRSPTYVVSRPAEDRLANALRRRLPARLAYALTRWRNVLGGIISFKLVRKWPHWASRRLIELVREHLGSGYDVATHFTPRYNPWEQRVCLVPDADLFNALKQGRASVVTDHIETFTEKGITLRSGQQLEADVIVTATGLKLQLLSDIEFSVDGERRDLSKSLTYKGMMFSDVPNLAFAFGYTNASWTLKVDLTFEYVCRLLNHMRRHGYTHCMPRRDDSVEEQPFLDFSSGYVQRALGLMPKQGAKRPWRLYQNYALDLLTLRFGRVDDGTMEFSRATKPATVGQPQLAARTREAA, from the coding sequence ATGGCTGGCCGCGCGGACCTGGGCGAACACACGTCGGGCGGCCTGGCCGCGAGGGTGGACATCCCGGTGGAGCACCATGACGTGCTCATCGTGGGCGCCGGATTGTCTGGTATCGGCGCGGCCTATCACTTGCAGACCAGGTGCCCGGGCAAGCGATATGTGATTCTCGAGGGGCGCGAGGCGATGGGCGGGACGTGGGATTTGTTCCGCTATCCAGGCATCCGCTCGGACTCGGACATGCACACGCTGGGCTACGCGTTTCGTCCGTGGGTCGAGGCGAAGGCGATCGCCGACGGGCCGTCCATCCTGCGTTACGTGCGGGAGACGGCGCGCGAGCATGGGATTGATCGGCACATCCGCTTCCGGCACCACGTCAAGCGGGCCTCGTGGTCCTCGAAGGAGGCGCGCTGGACGGTGGAGGCCGAGCGTGGGCCCGGCGGGGAGCTCGTGCGCTACACCTGCGACTTCCTGTGCATGTGCAGCGGGTACTACAACTACGCGGAGGGCCACCGGCCCGAGTTCCCCGGAGAGGAGCGCTTCCAGGGCCCCATCGTCCATCCGCAGTTCTGGCCGGAGTCGTTGGACTACGAGAACAAGCGCGTCGTGGTGATTGGCAGTGGCGCGACAGCCGTCACCCTCGTGCCGGAGATGGCGAAGAAGGCCGCGCATGTCACCATGCTGCAGCGCTCGCCGACGTATGTCGTCTCGCGCCCGGCCGAGGATCGCCTCGCCAACGCGTTGCGCCGCCGTCTGCCGGCGAGGCTCGCCTATGCGCTCACACGCTGGAGGAACGTGCTGGGCGGCATCATCTCCTTCAAATTGGTGCGCAAGTGGCCCCACTGGGCCAGCCGGCGCCTCATCGAGCTGGTGCGCGAGCACCTCGGTTCTGGCTACGACGTCGCGACCCACTTCACGCCGCGCTACAACCCGTGGGAACAGCGCGTCTGTCTCGTCCCGGACGCGGACCTGTTCAACGCGCTCAAGCAGGGCCGTGCCTCGGTCGTCACCGATCACATCGAGACATTCACCGAGAAGGGAATCACGCTGCGCTCCGGCCAGCAGCTCGAGGCGGATGTCATCGTGACCGCCACGGGGCTCAAGCTGCAACTGCTCAGCGACATCGAGTTCAGCGTCGACGGCGAGCGGCGGGACCTGTCGAAGAGCCTCACCTACAAGGGCATGATGTTCAGCGACGTGCCCAACCTCGCCTTCGCGTTCGGCTACACCAACGCGTCGTGGACGCTGAAGGTGGACCTCACCTTCGAGTATGTCTGCCGGCTGCTCAATCACATGCGGCGCCATGGCTACACGCACTGCATGCCGCGCCGTGACGACTCGGTCGAGGAGCAGCCCTTCCTGGACTTCTCGTCGGGCTACGTCCAGCGGGCGCTCGGCCTGATGCCGAAGCAGGGCGCGAAGCGGCCATGGCGGCTCTATCAGAACTACGCGCTCGATCTGCTCACGCTGCGCTTCGGCAGGGTCGACGATGGCACGATGGAGTTTTCTCGCGCGACGAAGCCCGCCACGGTCGGACAGCCCCAGCTCGCGGCGAGGACGCGCGAGGCCGCCTGA
- a CDS encoding TetR/AcrR family transcriptional regulator, with the protein MPTSMADRRLYRGSSAEERRAQRREQFIEAAIRVYGEQGYRHATVKAVCEAAGLTERYFYESFSHSEELLVASFQAVKDFLFGELEKAVAGTSGDAIGRTRTMLQTYYEVLKGNPQSARVFLVEISGVSPAVDRALIAALEAFGELITRTLTPREGGGAADEPLLRAGVVGGVLHIALSWILSGYSRPIHEVVNAALRLCLVLNPGAVKPGRGSGV; encoded by the coding sequence ATGCCCACCAGCATGGCCGACCGACGACTCTATCGCGGCTCCTCCGCCGAGGAGCGCAGGGCGCAGCGGCGCGAACAGTTCATCGAGGCGGCCATCCGCGTCTATGGCGAGCAGGGGTATCGCCACGCGACGGTGAAGGCCGTCTGTGAGGCAGCCGGGCTGACCGAGCGCTACTTCTACGAGTCGTTCTCCCACAGCGAGGAGTTGCTCGTCGCCTCGTTCCAGGCGGTGAAGGACTTCCTCTTCGGGGAGTTGGAGAAGGCGGTTGCCGGGACATCGGGAGACGCCATCGGGCGCACCCGCACGATGCTCCAGACCTATTACGAGGTGCTCAAGGGCAATCCCCAGTCGGCGCGGGTCTTCCTCGTGGAGATCTCGGGAGTGAGCCCCGCGGTGGACCGGGCCCTCATCGCCGCGCTCGAGGCCTTTGGCGAGCTGATCACCCGGACGCTCACGCCACGGGAAGGAGGCGGCGCGGCGGACGAGCCCCTGCTGCGCGCGGGCGTGGTCGGAGGCGTGCTCCACATCGCCTTGAGCTGGATCCTCAGCGGCTACTCGCGGCCGATTCACGAGGTCGTCAACGCCGCCCTGCGCTTGTGCCTCGTACTCAACCCTGGAGCCGTGAAGCCAGGACGTGGGAGTGGCGTTTAA
- a CDS encoding membrane dipeptidase, with amino-acid sequence MASPVFGFADLHCHVMAHLGFGGHLLAGFPDGDIERALSRCDLHLHGAWGLGQFGRDWPLVQAFIEGGFGHGPCGHGTYADWPSFSTMAHQQVFVDWLKRAHDGGLRLLCSVAVHNELLGEQMQRRGQPLDSDEQSIEKQMRELRRFTARHSSWMGLALSAAEARRLITEGKLAVVAGVEVDSLDSLRGDRAALNKQPLTPEHLPRIFEWLREQGIRMMTPLHLANNSLGGAAVYDDKFNLLNHYLRGRFFDVEGSNQVSFRMGQDLSFETRAAITVYEVMHGARYPGGYALNAPGLGHINRKGLTPVGEAFLREAMRQGFILDVDHMSTHCTNAALALAEGRGYPVVASHCAFRDQAMEPHETSIKGKRAHEGMKTREQARRILELGGMLAPITNQHELKDFPGSSVANDCARSSKTWAQSYQYAVSLLREVGRGGVAMGTDFNGLNQQPGPRYGPHAAHGLVDDSLRIKRRSQQQIAQLNAPPLPYSGTMYRTDVPFVRSRAGSREFDFNTEGLAHIGLVPDFIRDLVHVGMKDEQLDPLFSSAEAFLRMWESCEARGAALVAGELLEASIPRLS; translated from the coding sequence ATGGCGTCCCCCGTGTTTGGCTTCGCCGATCTGCACTGCCACGTGATGGCCCACCTCGGATTCGGCGGGCATCTGCTCGCGGGCTTCCCGGATGGAGACATCGAGCGGGCGCTGTCCCGGTGTGATCTCCACCTGCACGGTGCCTGGGGACTGGGGCAGTTCGGCCGGGACTGGCCCCTGGTGCAGGCGTTCATCGAGGGGGGCTTCGGCCACGGCCCCTGTGGCCATGGCACCTACGCGGACTGGCCCTCCTTCAGCACCATGGCGCACCAGCAGGTGTTCGTGGACTGGCTCAAGCGCGCCCATGACGGAGGGCTGCGGCTGCTGTGCAGCGTGGCCGTGCACAACGAGCTGCTCGGCGAGCAGATGCAACGGCGCGGGCAGCCCCTGGACTCGGACGAGCAATCCATCGAGAAGCAGATGAGGGAGCTGCGCCGCTTCACCGCGCGGCACTCGAGTTGGATGGGGCTGGCCCTGAGCGCCGCCGAGGCCCGGCGGCTCATCACCGAGGGCAAGCTCGCCGTGGTGGCCGGCGTGGAGGTGGACTCGCTGGACAGCCTGCGCGGAGACCGGGCGGCGCTCAACAAGCAGCCCCTCACCCCCGAGCACCTGCCACGCATCTTCGAGTGGCTGCGCGAGCAGGGCATCCGGATGATGACGCCGCTGCACCTGGCCAACAACAGCCTCGGGGGCGCCGCCGTCTATGACGACAAGTTCAACCTGCTCAACCACTACCTGCGCGGCCGCTTCTTCGACGTGGAGGGCAGCAATCAGGTGAGCTTCCGCATGGGGCAGGACCTGAGCTTCGAGACGCGCGCGGCCATCACCGTCTACGAGGTGATGCATGGGGCACGCTACCCGGGAGGCTATGCCCTCAACGCGCCGGGCCTGGGCCACATCAACCGCAAGGGGCTCACCCCCGTGGGCGAGGCCTTCCTGCGCGAGGCCATGCGCCAGGGGTTCATCCTCGACGTGGACCACATGTCCACGCACTGCACCAACGCGGCGCTCGCCCTGGCCGAGGGCCGCGGCTACCCCGTCGTCGCCTCGCACTGCGCCTTCCGCGACCAGGCGATGGAGCCCCACGAGACGAGCATCAAGGGCAAGCGCGCCCACGAGGGCATGAAGACACGCGAGCAGGCGCGGCGCATCCTGGAGCTCGGGGGGATGCTCGCCCCCATCACCAACCAGCACGAGCTGAAGGACTTCCCGGGCAGCAGCGTGGCCAACGACTGCGCGCGCTCGTCCAAGACGTGGGCACAGTCCTACCAGTACGCCGTGTCCCTGCTGCGCGAGGTGGGCCGGGGCGGCGTGGCCATGGGCACCGACTTCAACGGCCTCAACCAGCAGCCCGGGCCCCGCTACGGGCCCCATGCCGCCCACGGGCTCGTGGACGACTCGCTGCGCATCAAGCGTCGGAGCCAGCAACAGATCGCGCAGTTGAACGCGCCTCCCCTGCCCTACTCGGGCACCATGTACCGCACGGACGTGCCCTTCGTGCGCTCGCGGGCCGGCTCGCGCGAGTTCGACTTCAACACCGAGGGTCTCGCCCACATCGGGCTCGTGCCGGACTTCATCCGGGACCTCGTCCACGTGGGCATGAAGGACGAGCAGTTGGATCCGCTCTTCTCCTCGGCCGAGGCCTTCCTGCGCATGTGGGAGTCCTGCGAGGCACGGGGCGCGGCGCTCGTGGCCGGGGAGTTGCTGGAAGCCTCCATCCCCCGGCTCTCCTAG
- a CDS encoding DUF2383 domain-containing protein produces MSHANTDVETLNSFLRGELSAVETYRQAIGHVSTDRLRDQLQDCLRDHEQRADAIRDRIARLGGTPSEGSGVWGAFAKVVQAGADALGEQSAIQALEQGEDHGLADYQRDLDKTHGEARRFVRMELLPAQKRTHDRMSKLKKTLH; encoded by the coding sequence ATGTCGCACGCGAACACGGATGTGGAGACGCTCAATTCATTCCTGCGCGGGGAGTTGTCCGCGGTGGAGACCTACCGGCAGGCCATCGGCCACGTGTCGACGGACCGGCTGCGCGATCAGTTGCAGGACTGCCTGCGAGACCACGAGCAACGGGCCGACGCCATCCGCGACCGCATCGCCAGGCTGGGCGGCACGCCCTCCGAGGGCTCGGGCGTGTGGGGAGCCTTCGCGAAGGTCGTCCAGGCGGGCGCGGACGCCCTGGGAGAGCAGTCGGCCATCCAGGCGCTCGAGCAAGGGGAGGATCACGGCCTCGCCGACTACCAACGCGACCTGGACAAGACGCATGGAGAGGCCCGCCGCTTCGTGCGCATGGAACTGCTGCCCGCGCAGAAGCGCACGCATGACCGGATGAGCAAGCTCAAGAAGACACTGCACTGA
- a CDS encoding response regulator, with product MKARVLIVDDSATVRADMRGVLSAAGFGTTLCDSLASARKALREQDFELLILDMLLPDGDGVELLEELRRDARTANLPVLMLSTEAAVVQRLKGLSHGANDYVGKPYDPAYVVRKAHELTQVPESDGTPRLVSAGRRRRVMVVDGRIDFRHRAADALRKDGHDVIIAETGMDAMRLLEAQPVDCILLDLEMPGLDGPEWVRSVRSLDGTAHVAVVGLTSGFDAKLISEALAVKVDAFCSKTEDIEVLRAQVRTELRRRAESEGLTTPSGSFPAVHSATHAPAHAHGHAPAHPPTHAHPHPVTPAAVSPPAHLPSSHAPAAAHHPPAGHTGSLFDAVVARCGLSPVIAPSTMTRACRKAGVDPQLLTPVSLARVLPTIRDMLSIFLDAQEVERRVHSIQLLTQGGPSGAAAVDVRKTRSP from the coding sequence ATGAAGGCACGTGTGCTCATCGTGGACGACAGCGCGACGGTGCGCGCGGACATGCGCGGGGTGTTGAGCGCCGCGGGGTTTGGTACCACCCTGTGCGACAGCCTCGCCTCGGCGCGCAAGGCCCTGCGCGAGCAGGACTTCGAGCTGCTCATCCTGGACATGTTGCTGCCGGACGGGGACGGCGTGGAGCTGCTGGAGGAGCTGCGGCGCGACGCGCGCACCGCCAACCTGCCGGTGCTGATGCTGTCCACCGAGGCGGCGGTGGTGCAGCGGCTCAAGGGCCTGTCCCATGGCGCCAATGACTACGTGGGCAAGCCCTACGATCCGGCCTACGTGGTGCGCAAGGCGCACGAGCTCACGCAGGTGCCCGAGTCGGACGGCACGCCCCGGCTGGTCTCGGCGGGCCGGCGCCGCCGGGTGATGGTGGTGGATGGCCGCATCGACTTCCGCCACCGCGCCGCGGACGCGCTGCGCAAGGACGGCCATGACGTCATCATCGCCGAGACCGGCATGGACGCCATGCGGCTGTTGGAAGCCCAGCCGGTGGACTGCATCCTGTTGGACCTGGAGATGCCGGGGCTGGATGGGCCGGAGTGGGTGCGCTCGGTGCGCAGCCTGGATGGCACGGCCCATGTGGCCGTGGTGGGCCTGACGTCCGGCTTCGACGCGAAGCTCATCTCCGAGGCGCTCGCGGTGAAGGTGGATGCCTTCTGCTCGAAGACGGAGGACATCGAGGTGCTGCGCGCCCAGGTGCGCACCGAGCTGCGGCGCCGCGCGGAGTCCGAGGGGCTCACCACGCCCTCCGGCTCCTTCCCCGCCGTCCACTCCGCCACGCACGCTCCCGCGCACGCGCATGGGCACGCTCCCGCGCACCCGCCCACGCACGCTCACCCTCATCCGGTGACGCCCGCCGCGGTCTCGCCCCCGGCGCATCTGCCCTCGTCCCATGCACCCGCCGCCGCGCATCATCCTCCCGCGGGGCATACGGGCTCGCTCTTCGACGCGGTGGTGGCGCGCTGTGGCCTGTCTCCCGTCATCGCGCCCTCGACGATGACGCGCGCGTGCCGCAAGGCCGGGGTGGATCCTCAGCTCCTCACCCCCGTGTCGCTCGCCCGGGTGCTGCCCACCATCCGCGACATGCTGTCCATCTTCCTCGATGCCCAGGAAGTGGAGCGGCGTGTCCACTCCATCCAACTGCTCACGCAGGGCGGGCCCTCGGGCGCGGCCGCCGTGGACGTGCGCAAGACCCGGAGCCCCTAG
- the cheB gene encoding chemotaxis-specific protein-glutamate methyltransferase CheB, translated as MKRLRVLIVDDSLTMRRRLADLFAADGTFEVVGEALDGQQAFEHCHRLRPDVVTMDLMMPKLDGLRSTELIMAHCPTPIVVLSAAESRTEGQRTMDALAAGAVDAVDKPSGPPDAKWSRTFLERVRMAARVRVITHVRARFHREPVRPPPVVPAVPTLAQAPRLLVVGASTGGPAAVSFLLGALPPGFPLPMLLVLHTTEQFDTAMVEWLEARSGLQVRKAVDGEALPLPGRLCVRMAPGNRHMVVRGGRLWLEDGPERHSCRPSVDTLFESVARELGASAIGCLLTGMGRDGAEGLGAMRRAGATTVVEDESTCVVFGMPREAIRLGAAQHVVGLTALPLLLTALARADAREGTA; from the coding sequence ATGAAGCGCCTGCGCGTCCTCATCGTCGACGACTCGCTGACGATGCGTCGTCGGCTCGCGGATCTCTTCGCGGCGGATGGCACGTTCGAGGTGGTGGGCGAGGCGCTCGACGGCCAGCAGGCCTTCGAGCACTGCCACCGGCTGCGGCCGGACGTGGTGACGATGGATCTGATGATGCCGAAGCTGGATGGGCTGCGCTCCACCGAGCTCATCATGGCCCATTGCCCCACCCCCATCGTCGTGCTCTCGGCGGCGGAGAGCCGCACCGAGGGCCAGCGCACGATGGACGCGCTGGCCGCGGGGGCGGTGGACGCCGTGGACAAGCCCTCGGGCCCGCCGGACGCGAAGTGGTCGCGCACCTTCCTGGAGCGGGTGCGGATGGCGGCGCGCGTGCGCGTCATCACCCACGTGAGGGCCCGCTTCCATCGCGAGCCGGTCCGCCCCCCACCCGTGGTGCCGGCGGTGCCCACGCTCGCCCAGGCTCCCCGGTTGCTCGTCGTGGGGGCCTCCACCGGAGGACCCGCCGCCGTGAGCTTCCTGCTCGGCGCGCTGCCGCCGGGCTTCCCCCTGCCCATGCTCCTGGTGCTTCACACCACCGAGCAGTTCGACACCGCCATGGTGGAATGGCTGGAGGCGCGCAGCGGCCTGCAGGTCCGCAAGGCCGTGGACGGCGAGGCCCTGCCGCTGCCGGGCCGGCTGTGCGTGCGCATGGCACCGGGAAATCGGCACATGGTGGTCCGGGGTGGGAGGTTGTGGCTCGAAGACGGACCCGAGCGCCACTCCTGCCGTCCCTCGGTGGACACGTTATTCGAGTCCGTGGCGCGGGAACTGGGCGCGTCGGCCATCGGATGTTTACTGACGGGCATGGGACGAGACGGAGCGGAAGGGCTGGGGGCGATGCGGCGCGCGGGGGCCACCACGGTGGTAGAGGATGAATCGACGTGCGTGGTATTCGGCATGCCCCGCGAGGCCATCCGGCTGGGCGCGGCACAGCATGTGGTGGGGCTGACGGCGCTCCCGCTCCTGCTGACGGCGCTCGCGCGAGCGGACGCGAGGGAAGGAACGGCATGA
- a CDS encoding hybrid sensor histidine kinase/response regulator: MSLDSDPLLYFRIEARELLEQLTQGLLALDDGEGGAEAVPELFRYAHTLKGAARVVGQVRLAEMAHAVEDALSPYRDSGNLLPADSVHEFLRLVGQMAVALDALDAPPPAPEQAPSQEESAIRLAEAPSSSSEVVRVELERLDTLLEGLSEAVVQLGGLRGVVESLAQAQQGANGLIEQLTSPVASSGTAAERARWLSRVLAVAEGIRSSLGKAGRQLGGGLGQVESELGRLRDGAHTLRLVPAQTLFGPLELAARDVASSLGRQVEVRAEGGDIQIDGHVLSAVRQALLHVVRNAVDHGLENPDERRALGKSPAGTFKLEVRRRGGRVSFLCEDDGRGVDLGRVRQVALERGVATLDEVETLDDAGLLELLFRPGFSTARSVTDVSGRGVGLDVVRDTVRRLKGEVSISSRPGLGTSIQLEVPLTLASLEVLGVSAGGQRLLLPLESLGGALHLPADAVTWTGGRGSISHEGEVLSFLPLVDALDSAGAGAQRLRAWSVLVLDAGTGGRAAVGVDKLLGISRRVSRPLPSTVPALPLVAGASFDEQGVPLLLLDAAGLVRRIQSGTTGGAPQVRPLTRHRVLVVDDSVTTRMLEKSILEAAGYQVELAASGEEGLEKIKRGGHSLLIVDVEMPGMSGLDVTRHLRATPEFQSLPILMVSSLATDEDLRRSREAGVSAYIVKGEFHQHRFLETVARLAAQGAAQGRRPAS, from the coding sequence ATGAGCCTGGACAGTGATCCCCTTCTCTACTTCCGTATCGAGGCCCGGGAGCTGCTGGAGCAGCTCACCCAGGGCCTGCTCGCGCTGGACGACGGCGAGGGTGGTGCGGAGGCCGTGCCCGAACTCTTCCGCTACGCGCACACCCTCAAGGGGGCGGCGCGCGTGGTGGGGCAGGTGCGCCTGGCGGAGATGGCGCACGCGGTGGAGGACGCGCTCTCGCCCTACCGCGACAGCGGCAACCTGCTGCCCGCCGACAGCGTGCACGAGTTCCTGCGGCTGGTGGGCCAGATGGCCGTCGCCCTGGATGCCCTGGACGCGCCGCCGCCGGCGCCCGAGCAGGCGCCTTCCCAGGAAGAGTCCGCCATCCGCCTCGCCGAGGCCCCCTCGTCCTCGTCCGAGGTGGTGCGCGTGGAGCTGGAGCGGCTGGACACGCTGCTGGAGGGCTTGAGCGAGGCGGTGGTGCAGCTCGGGGGCCTGCGCGGCGTGGTGGAGTCGCTCGCCCAGGCGCAGCAGGGGGCCAATGGCCTCATCGAGCAGCTCACCTCGCCGGTGGCCTCCAGCGGCACGGCCGCCGAGCGTGCCCGGTGGCTGTCGCGGGTGTTGGCCGTGGCCGAGGGCATCCGCTCCTCGCTGGGCAAGGCGGGGCGGCAGCTGGGTGGCGGGCTGGGGCAGGTGGAGTCGGAGCTGGGCCGTCTGCGCGACGGGGCCCACACCCTGCGGCTCGTTCCCGCGCAGACGCTCTTCGGCCCCCTGGAGCTGGCCGCGCGCGACGTGGCCTCCTCGCTCGGCCGCCAGGTGGAGGTGCGCGCCGAGGGCGGTGACATCCAGATCGACGGGCACGTGTTGTCGGCGGTGCGCCAGGCGCTGCTGCACGTGGTGCGCAACGCCGTGGACCACGGGTTGGAGAACCCCGACGAGCGCCGGGCCCTGGGCAAGTCCCCCGCGGGCACCTTCAAGCTCGAGGTGCGGCGGCGGGGCGGGCGCGTGTCCTTCCTGTGCGAGGACGATGGGCGGGGCGTGGACCTGGGGCGGGTGCGTCAGGTGGCGCTGGAGCGCGGCGTGGCCACGCTCGACGAGGTGGAGACCCTGGATGACGCGGGGCTCCTGGAGCTGCTCTTCCGGCCGGGTTTCAGCACGGCCCGCTCCGTCACCGACGTGTCCGGCCGCGGCGTGGGCCTGGACGTGGTGCGCGACACCGTGCGCCGGCTCAAGGGCGAGGTGTCCATCTCCTCCCGGCCGGGTCTGGGCACGAGCATCCAATTGGAGGTGCCCCTCACCCTGGCCTCGCTGGAGGTGTTGGGGGTATCGGCCGGTGGCCAGCGCCTGCTGCTTCCCCTGGAGTCGCTCGGCGGCGCGCTCCACCTGCCGGCGGACGCCGTGACCTGGACGGGGGGCCGGGGCAGCATCTCCCACGAGGGCGAGGTGCTGTCCTTCCTGCCCCTGGTGGATGCGCTCGACAGCGCGGGCGCGGGCGCGCAGCGGCTCCGGGCCTGGTCCGTGCTGGTGCTCGACGCGGGCACCGGAGGCCGGGCCGCGGTGGGCGTGGACAAGCTGCTCGGCATCTCCCGCCGGGTGAGCCGGCCCCTGCCCTCCACCGTGCCCGCGCTGCCGCTGGTGGCCGGGGCCAGCTTCGACGAGCAGGGCGTGCCCCTGTTGCTCCTGGATGCCGCGGGACTCGTGCGCCGCATCCAGTCCGGGACCACGGGGGGCGCGCCCCAGGTACGTCCCCTCACGCGCCACCGCGTCCTCGTGGTGGATGACTCCGTCACCACGCGCATGCTGGAGAAGAGCATCCTCGAGGCCGCGGGCTACCAGGTGGAACTGGCCGCCTCCGGCGAGGAGGGCCTGGAGAAGATCAAGCGCGGCGGCCACTCGCTGCTCATCGTCGACGTGGAGATGCCGGGCATGTCCGGCCTGGACGTCACGCGCCACCTGCGCGCCACCCCCGAGTTCCAGTCCCTGCCCATCCTCATGGTGTCCTCGCTCGCCACGGACGAGGACCTGCGGCGCAGCCGGGAAGCGGGCGTGTCCGCCTACATCGTCAAGGGCGAGTTCCACCAGCACCGCTTCCTGGAGACGGTGGCGCGGCTGGCGGCGCAAGGAGCCGCCCAGGGACGGAGGCCCGCCTCATGA
- a CDS encoding chemotaxis protein CheW gives MSTSSQRGTLRLEELRDSFDSSFSRPPPAQREPGEALLRLRVGRTSLAVRLGDLSGLHLLPRLVRLPGAPASLLGLVGLRGQLLAVHDLSALLGLASGEAPGWLLIAGGARRVGFAATGFEGQLRASAEQRHHDAASSPHPLLATRVSLPDGTLLPVLDVDALVRQLLEEASRST, from the coding sequence ATGAGTACGTCATCCCAGCGGGGAACCCTGCGGTTGGAGGAGCTGCGCGACAGCTTCGATTCGTCCTTCTCCCGGCCGCCTCCGGCCCAGCGCGAGCCCGGCGAGGCCCTCTTGCGGCTGCGCGTGGGCCGGACCTCCCTGGCCGTGCGGCTCGGGGATCTCTCGGGCCTGCACCTGCTGCCCCGTCTGGTGCGCCTGCCCGGGGCGCCGGCCTCGTTGCTGGGGCTCGTTGGCCTCCGGGGCCAACTGCTCGCGGTGCATGATCTCTCGGCGTTGCTGGGCCTTGCCTCGGGGGAGGCCCCGGGCTGGTTGCTGATCGCCGGAGGCGCGCGCCGCGTGGGCTTCGCGGCGACGGGCTTCGAGGGCCAGCTGCGCGCTTCCGCCGAGCAGCGTCACCACGATGCCGCCTCCTCGCCCCATCCCCTGCTCGCCACCCGCGTGTCACTGCCTGACGGTACGCTGTTGCCCGTGCTGGACGTGGACGCCCTGGTGCGCCAACTGTTGGAGGAGGCTTCGCGCTCCACATGA
- a CDS encoding CheR family methyltransferase, whose translation MTEALSRSPLARFITLVEQRLGLHYEPEQWGELAPLLFERSSSRGVEEYLSLLNSTASEAEWRALAERLTVGETYFLRHPAQLEALVSKVLPSFAQPGSSLRVLCAGCSTGEEPYSIALLCREQGKVDPAQLRVLGIDVNPRAIAHARNARYSPWSLRSVPQALRERWFQRSSEGFFLRPVLRDQVLFEERNLLEEAPAFWAPASFHVILCRNVMLYFPPEVTRKIIARMSQALVPGGYLFLGPSETLRGISEDFELLRSADAFYYRRKAPAPAVAPEPVSAPVPATVKAPVRQPPPTQEGLDALLPLLDAERYAEAWARLDALPQAALPQGQLLRAVLHLNAGRFAEAEHAGQQLLSVRDTEASAHFLLGVCLEHSGDEAGARNRYAAAARADPTFALSHLRAGTLARRAGNVTEARVALRMALSLLPQEKPLRLTLFGGGFGRHGLMQVGLRELQACTEVP comes from the coding sequence TTGACCGAAGCCCTGTCGCGCTCACCCCTCGCCCGCTTCATCACCCTGGTCGAGCAGCGGTTGGGCCTGCATTACGAACCGGAGCAGTGGGGCGAGCTGGCGCCCCTGCTGTTCGAGCGCTCGTCCAGCCGCGGGGTGGAGGAGTACCTGTCGCTGTTGAACTCCACGGCCTCCGAGGCCGAGTGGAGGGCGCTCGCGGAGCGGCTCACGGTGGGGGAGACGTACTTCCTGCGCCATCCCGCCCAGCTCGAGGCGCTGGTGTCCAAGGTGCTGCCCTCGTTCGCTCAGCCGGGGTCCTCCCTCCGCGTGCTGTGCGCCGGGTGCTCCACGGGAGAAGAGCCCTACTCCATCGCGCTGCTGTGCCGCGAGCAGGGCAAGGTGGACCCCGCGCAGCTGCGCGTGCTGGGCATCGACGTCAACCCGCGCGCCATCGCCCATGCCCGCAACGCGCGCTACTCGCCCTGGTCGCTGCGCTCCGTGCCCCAGGCCCTGCGCGAGCGCTGGTTCCAGCGCTCCTCCGAGGGCTTCTTCCTGCGGCCCGTGCTGAGGGATCAGGTGCTCTTCGAGGAGCGCAACCTGCTGGAGGAAGCCCCCGCCTTCTGGGCCCCGGCCTCCTTCCACGTCATCCTCTGCCGCAACGTCATGCTCTACTTTCCCCCCGAGGTGACGCGGAAGATCATCGCCCGCATGTCGCAGGCGCTCGTCCCCGGCGGCTATCTCTTCCTGGGGCCCAGCGAGACGCTGCGCGGGATCTCCGAGGACTTCGAGCTGTTGCGCAGCGCGGATGCCTTCTACTACCGCCGCAAGGCGCCCGCCCCGGCCGTCGCCCCCGAGCCCGTGAGCGCGCCCGTGCCCGCGACGGTGAAGGCACCTGTCCGGCAGCCGCCGCCGACGCAGGAGGGGCTGGACGCGCTGCTGCCGCTGCTCGACGCGGAGCGCTACGCCGAGGCCTGGGCCCGGCTGGACGCGCTGCCCCAGGCGGCACTGCCCCAGGGGCAGTTGTTGCGTGCCGTGCTGCACCTGAACGCGGGCCGCTTCGCCGAGGCCGAGCACGCGGGGCAGCAACTCCTGTCGGTGAGGGACACGGAGGCCTCGGCCCACTTCCTGCTCGGGGTGTGCCTGGAGCACTCCGGGGACGAGGCCGGGGCGCGCAACCGCTACGCGGCGGCCGCGCGCGCGGATCCCACCTTCGCCTTGAGCCACCTGCGCGCGGGGACCCTGGCGCGGCGGGCGGGCAACGTGACGGAAGCGCGGGTGGCGCTGCGCATGGCGCTCTCGCTGCTTCCCCAGGAGAAGCCCTTGCGCCTGACGCTCTTCGGCGGGGGCTTTGGTCGGCATGGCTTGATGCAGGTGGGCTTGCGTGAACTGCAGGCGTGTACGGAGGTTCCATGA